The Streptomyces aurantiacus genome includes a region encoding these proteins:
- the nagA gene encoding N-acetylglucosamine-6-phosphate deacetylase yields the protein MATERSAPSGARGTARPAPTDPHVVVLTGAKVVLPTGTVTGGRVIVEDTRIAGSAPEGAPTVDLSGHWVVPGFVDMHNHGGGGASFTSGTVEEILEGVRTHRLHGTTTLVASTVTGDMDGLAHRAGLLSELAEQGDIAGIHFEGPFISPCRKGAHSEALLRDPDPAEVRKLVDAARGRASMVTLATELPGGIDSVRLLAEHGVIAAIGHTDATYEQTVEAIDAGATVATHLFNAMPALGHRTPGPIAALLEDERITVELINDGVHLHPASLQLAFHHAGGGRVAFITDAMDAAGFGDGRYMLGPLEVEVADGVARLVEGGSIAGSTLTLDRAFRRAVTVDRLPIGDVVAAISANPARQLGLYDRVGSLEPGKDADLVVLDSGFEVVGVMRRGEWLAGPPTG from the coding sequence ATGGCCACTGAGCGCAGCGCCCCCTCAGGGGCGCGGGGAACTGCGCGACCAGCCCCCACCGACCCGCACGTCGTGGTCCTCACCGGTGCCAAAGTCGTACTCCCCACCGGAACGGTGACCGGCGGCCGAGTCATCGTCGAGGACACCCGCATCGCCGGAAGCGCTCCCGAGGGCGCCCCCACGGTGGACCTGAGCGGCCACTGGGTGGTGCCCGGCTTCGTCGACATGCACAACCACGGCGGCGGCGGAGCCTCCTTCACGTCGGGCACGGTCGAGGAGATCCTCGAAGGTGTCCGCACCCACCGCCTGCACGGCACGACGACCCTCGTCGCCTCGACCGTGACCGGTGACATGGACGGGCTGGCCCACCGCGCCGGCCTGCTCTCCGAGCTGGCCGAGCAGGGCGACATCGCGGGCATCCACTTCGAGGGCCCCTTCATCTCCCCGTGCCGCAAGGGAGCGCACTCCGAGGCGCTGCTGCGCGACCCCGACCCGGCGGAGGTCCGCAAGCTGGTCGACGCGGCCCGCGGCCGGGCCAGCATGGTCACGCTCGCCACCGAACTGCCGGGCGGCATCGACTCCGTACGCCTCCTCGCCGAACACGGTGTGATCGCGGCGATCGGGCACACGGACGCCACGTACGAGCAGACGGTGGAGGCCATCGACGCGGGCGCGACCGTGGCGACGCACCTGTTCAACGCGATGCCCGCGCTCGGCCACCGCACGCCGGGACCGATCGCGGCCCTGCTGGAGGACGAGCGGATCACCGTCGAGCTGATCAACGACGGCGTCCACCTCCATCCGGCCTCCCTCCAGCTGGCCTTCCATCACGCGGGCGGCGGCCGGGTGGCGTTCATCACGGACGCCATGGACGCGGCGGGCTTCGGCGACGGCCGGTACATGCTCGGCCCGCTGGAGGTGGAGGTCGCGGACGGTGTGGCGCGCCTGGTGGAGGGCGGCTCCATCGCGGGCTCGACGCTCACGCTGGACCGGGCCTTCCGGCGGGCGGTGACCGTGGACCGGCTGCCGATCGGGGACGTCGTGGCGGCCATCTCCGCCAATCCGGCCAGACAGCTGGGCCTGTACGACCGGGTGGGTTCGCTGGAGCCGGGCAAGGACGCCGACCTGGTGGTCCTGGACTCCGGCTTCGAGGTCGTGGGCGTCATGCGCCGGGGCGAATGGCTGGCCGGACCCCCGACCGGCTGA
- a CDS encoding 1-phosphofructokinase family hexose kinase translates to MILTVTLNTALDITYRVRGLRPHASHRVTDMTERPGGKGLNVARVLAALGHEVTVTGFVGGATGRALRDQLAPTPGVIDALLPVSGSTRRTIAVVDTATGDTTQLNEPGPVITPAEWSAFQEAYEVLLRASSAVALCGSLPPGVPVGAYAQLIRAARALAVPVLLDTSGEPLRRGIAARPDIVKPNADELAELTGAHEPVRATRDARRRGAHVVVASLGAKGLLARTPDGLWRATPPRPVRGNPTGAGDSAVAGLLSGLVERLPWPERLARAVALSAATVLAPVAGEFDRSAYEELLGRVSVTGEDVAA, encoded by the coding sequence GTGATCCTCACGGTCACGCTGAACACCGCTCTCGACATCACGTACCGCGTGCGGGGGCTGCGCCCGCACGCCTCCCACCGGGTCACCGACATGACCGAACGGCCCGGCGGGAAGGGGCTGAACGTGGCCCGGGTGCTCGCGGCCCTCGGCCACGAGGTGACGGTGACGGGCTTCGTGGGCGGCGCCACCGGACGGGCCCTGCGGGACCAGCTCGCCCCCACCCCGGGCGTCATCGACGCGCTGCTCCCGGTGAGCGGCTCCACCCGCCGCACGATCGCGGTGGTCGACACGGCCACCGGTGACACGACTCAGCTCAACGAACCGGGCCCGGTGATCACCCCCGCCGAGTGGTCCGCCTTCCAGGAGGCGTACGAGGTCCTGCTGCGGGCCTCTTCGGCGGTGGCCCTGTGCGGCAGCCTGCCTCCCGGGGTGCCGGTCGGCGCGTATGCCCAACTGATCCGTGCCGCACGGGCGTTGGCCGTCCCGGTGCTGCTCGACACCAGCGGCGAGCCACTGCGGCGGGGCATCGCGGCCCGCCCCGACATCGTCAAGCCCAACGCGGACGAGCTGGCCGAGCTCACCGGCGCCCACGAGCCCGTGCGGGCGACCCGGGACGCCCGTCGGCGCGGGGCGCACGTGGTCGTGGCATCGCTGGGAGCGAAGGGCCTGCTGGCCCGCACGCCCGACGGCCTCTGGCGGGCCACTCCGCCCCGCCCGGTGCGCGGCAACCCGACGGGCGCGGGCGACTCGGCGGTGGCGGGCCTGCTGTCGGGCCTGGTGGAGCGCCTGCCGTGGCCCGAGCGGCTGGCCCGCGCGGTGGCCCTGTCGGCGGCGACGGTACTCGCGCCGGTGGCGGGGGAGTTCGACCGCTCGGCGTACGAGGAGCTGCTGGGCCGGGTCTCGGTGACGGGCGAGGACGTCGCGGCGTGA
- a CDS encoding carbohydrate-binding protein, with protein sequence MTPGNNGASTPEDDDPFGYLYADGQAAGAQPPSGAGGYGYPGSVNRVRPVGERQYGQSAAQTAPTAQYGQVPQQQSTYGQPGANHSTAESFSGGAPTTTHHQAPDSRHGGSRGRGPNTKGLLIGAVAVVAAVVLGIGIAMLGGDSDNDKGDDTAGPTQSAGQSAEPSQDPTKQAANPADLPKIDAKAMKLGPGVTTASDVQGARSAGGIYVSGLNQVGAEVTWTVKDIPKAGTYTVFSRYSVAGSDAKMTLTVNGKEFGSKLNMGNFARAKDGEWEKGWTETYSWPTLTKGTNTISVSCQEGDDCNVLLDQLRLKAGQVKD encoded by the coding sequence ATGACGCCCGGCAACAACGGCGCGAGCACGCCCGAGGACGACGACCCGTTCGGCTATCTGTACGCCGACGGGCAGGCCGCCGGAGCCCAGCCGCCGAGCGGCGCCGGTGGCTACGGCTACCCCGGCTCGGTCAACCGGGTGCGGCCGGTCGGCGAGCGCCAGTACGGCCAGTCCGCCGCGCAGACCGCCCCCACCGCGCAGTACGGACAGGTGCCCCAGCAGCAGAGCACGTACGGTCAGCCGGGCGCGAACCACTCCACGGCCGAGAGCTTCTCCGGCGGTGCCCCCACGACCACGCACCATCAGGCGCCCGACAGCAGGCACGGCGGCAGCCGGGGCCGCGGACCCAACACCAAGGGACTGCTGATCGGCGCCGTCGCCGTCGTGGCCGCCGTGGTGCTCGGCATCGGCATCGCGATGCTCGGCGGGGACTCGGACAACGACAAGGGCGACGACACGGCGGGCCCGACCCAGTCGGCCGGCCAGAGCGCCGAACCGAGCCAGGACCCGACGAAGCAGGCCGCGAACCCGGCCGACCTTCCGAAGATCGACGCGAAGGCCATGAAGCTGGGCCCCGGCGTGACGACGGCGTCGGACGTCCAGGGCGCCCGGTCCGCGGGCGGCATCTACGTCTCGGGCCTCAACCAGGTCGGCGCCGAAGTCACCTGGACCGTCAAGGACATCCCGAAGGCCGGCACCTACACCGTCTTCTCGCGGTACAGCGTCGCGGGCTCGGACGCCAAGATGACGCTCACCGTGAACGGCAAGGAGTTCGGCAGCAAGCTGAACATGGGCAACTTCGCGCGCGCCAAGGACGGCGAGTGGGAGAAGGGCTGGACTGAGACCTACTCCTGGCCCACCCTCACCAAGGGCACCAACACGATCTCCGTCTCCTGCCAGGAGGGCGACGACTGCAACGTCCTCCTGGACCAACTCCGCCTGAAGGCGGGCCAGGTCAAGGACTGA
- the cdgB gene encoding diguanylate cyclase CdgB: METESEPYVRLATLRQLHQVMADMNTARSLADTLQTVADGVVTGLGYELACVNLVRADGDLVVAALAGNSAAEALITGRTGSRASWDRRLSMGEAWGDLRFIPHTEGWVLDEDDVPQWYTDGPAPRFEDEWHPADRLFAPMYTPGVPGGSCGELIGVLSVDRPRNGRRPGAWGREALQMYAFQAAIAISNARLRGNMQRALVRLEREQQALRASEESFRQAFEYAPSGMAIAEMGGDEHGRILRTNDALCRLLGRPASSMRRYSFSDLVHPEDIGTLLRTSAEGGRAELRLCRRDGTYVWVSLRNSVVADATDGPRFLLTHVEDIEERKRRELQLAHRASHDSLTGLPNSAELRSRLSARLCARPAATEPGVVDTIDAAYGQVVAARKASGVYDANGHGFDYKPVPDAFDAYDHHVHAVAPEGERDDGTKGLAVLFCDLDGFKSINDRFGHNAGDAVLIEVARRLGSAVRDGDTVARLGGDEFVVLADGLGRADAQDLAVRLRNEIIQPIRVDGRVMRVGASFGIGWAHCGMTADAVLQSADERMYIEKRSRPKAHRRAG, from the coding sequence ATGGAGACCGAGTCGGAGCCGTACGTCCGTCTTGCCACCCTGCGGCAGTTGCACCAGGTCATGGCGGACATGAACACGGCCCGCAGTCTGGCCGACACGCTGCAGACCGTCGCCGACGGAGTCGTCACCGGCCTCGGCTACGAACTGGCCTGCGTCAACCTCGTCCGTGCCGACGGCGACCTGGTGGTCGCCGCCCTCGCGGGGAACTCCGCCGCCGAGGCGCTCATCACCGGCCGCACCGGATCCCGTGCCTCCTGGGACCGCCGGCTGAGCATGGGGGAGGCGTGGGGCGACCTGCGCTTCATACCGCACACGGAGGGCTGGGTCCTCGACGAGGACGACGTCCCGCAGTGGTACACCGACGGCCCCGCACCGCGCTTCGAGGACGAGTGGCATCCTGCCGACCGCCTCTTCGCGCCCATGTACACCCCAGGCGTCCCGGGGGGCTCCTGCGGCGAGCTGATCGGCGTCCTGTCCGTGGACCGTCCGCGCAACGGCCGCCGGCCCGGCGCGTGGGGCCGCGAAGCCCTCCAGATGTACGCCTTCCAGGCCGCCATCGCGATCAGCAACGCCCGGCTCAGGGGCAACATGCAGCGCGCGCTCGTCCGCCTCGAGCGGGAGCAACAGGCGCTGCGCGCCAGCGAGGAGAGCTTCCGGCAGGCCTTCGAGTACGCCCCGTCCGGCATGGCCATCGCCGAGATGGGAGGCGACGAGCACGGCCGGATCCTGCGGACGAACGACGCGCTGTGCCGGCTCCTCGGCCGCCCCGCCTCCTCGATGCGCCGCTACTCCTTCTCCGACCTCGTCCACCCCGAGGACATCGGCACCCTGCTCAGGACCTCCGCCGAGGGCGGACGGGCCGAGCTGAGACTCTGCCGCCGCGACGGCACGTACGTGTGGGTGTCGCTGCGCAACAGCGTCGTCGCGGACGCCACCGACGGGCCGCGCTTCCTGCTCACCCACGTCGAGGACATCGAGGAGCGCAAGCGCCGCGAGCTGCAGCTCGCCCACCGCGCCTCGCACGACTCGCTCACCGGGCTGCCCAACTCCGCGGAGCTGCGCTCCCGGCTCTCCGCCCGCCTGTGCGCGCGCCCCGCGGCGACGGAACCCGGCGTGGTCGACACGATCGACGCGGCGTACGGGCAGGTGGTGGCCGCTCGCAAGGCGAGCGGTGTGTACGACGCGAACGGGCACGGCTTCGACTACAAGCCGGTCCCCGACGCCTTCGACGCCTACGACCACCATGTGCACGCCGTCGCACCCGAGGGGGAGCGGGACGACGGGACGAAGGGCCTCGCGGTCCTCTTCTGCGACCTCGACGGCTTCAAGTCGATCAACGACCGTTTCGGGCACAACGCCGGGGACGCCGTGCTGATCGAGGTGGCCCGCAGGCTCGGCAGCGCCGTGCGCGACGGGGACACCGTCGCGAGGCTCGGCGGCGACGAGTTCGTGGTGCTCGCCGACGGGCTCGGGCGGGCCGACGCGCAGGACCTCGCGGTGCGGCTGCGCAACGAGATCATCCAGCCCATCAGGGTCGACGGCCGGGTCATGCGGGTCGGCGCCAGCTTCGGTATCGGGTGGGCGCACTGCGGGATGACGGCGGACGCGGTCCTGCAGTCGGCCGACGAGCGTATGTACATAGAGAAACGTTCTCGTCCCAAAGCGCACAGGCGTGCGGGCTGA
- a CDS encoding flavin reductase family protein, producing the protein MLNTFSAAPSVPSVHADGVSNDEFRAAMSRLAAGVVLVTAHEAQSDPDGPSGEDVGMTATSFMSVSLDPPLVLIGLREGSRMDDLLDEQPLWAVSFLAENQGSIAGRFAMKNRISDRLLFADVPYVRGEVSGAPLLTGALATLECRTEQRVPAGDHTLVVGRVLTSSLPGADSGPLTYFRGRYRQLG; encoded by the coding sequence GTGCTGAACACTTTCTCTGCCGCTCCTTCCGTCCCGTCCGTGCATGCTGATGGGGTGAGCAACGACGAGTTCCGCGCCGCCATGTCCCGGCTGGCCGCGGGTGTGGTCCTGGTGACCGCCCACGAGGCGCAGTCCGACCCGGACGGTCCGAGCGGCGAGGACGTGGGCATGACGGCGACATCCTTCATGTCCGTGTCCCTGGATCCGCCCCTGGTCCTCATCGGGCTGCGTGAGGGCTCCCGCATGGACGACCTGCTCGACGAACAGCCCCTGTGGGCGGTTTCGTTCCTCGCCGAGAACCAGGGTTCGATCGCGGGCCGCTTCGCCATGAAGAACCGCATCTCCGACCGCCTCCTCTTCGCGGACGTGCCGTACGTCCGCGGGGAGGTGTCCGGGGCGCCACTGCTGACCGGCGCTCTGGCGACCCTGGAATGCCGTACCGAGCAGCGGGTGCCCGCGGGCGATCACACGCTGGTCGTCGGCCGGGTGCTGACGTCCTCACTGCCGGGCGCGGACAGCGGACCTCTCACGTATTTCCGGGGCCGCTACCGGCAGTTGGGCTAG
- the arfB gene encoding alternative ribosome rescue aminoacyl-tRNA hydrolase ArfB, translating into MSGPYVIRGSVSLPEAELMWRFSRSSGPGGQHVNTTDSQVELRFDLAKTESLPPVWKERALARLADRLVDGVVAVRASEHRSQWRNRETAAVRLASLLAEASAPPPRPRRATRIPRGINERRLREKKQRGDTKRGRSGRDWG; encoded by the coding sequence ATGTCCGGTCCCTACGTCATCCGTGGCTCCGTCTCGCTTCCCGAGGCCGAGCTCATGTGGCGTTTCTCGCGTTCCTCCGGGCCGGGCGGGCAGCACGTCAACACGACCGACTCGCAGGTCGAGCTGCGCTTCGACCTCGCGAAGACGGAGTCGCTGCCGCCGGTGTGGAAGGAGCGGGCGCTCGCCCGGCTCGCCGACCGGTTGGTCGACGGGGTCGTCGCCGTGCGCGCCTCCGAGCACCGGTCGCAGTGGCGGAACCGTGAGACGGCGGCCGTCCGGCTCGCCTCCCTGCTCGCCGAGGCCAGCGCACCGCCGCCGAGGCCCCGCCGGGCCACCCGCATCCCCCGGGGGATCAACGAGCGCCGGCTGCGCGAGAAGAAGCAGCGGGGCGACACGAAGCGCGGCCGTTCCGGGCGCGACTGGGGATGA
- a CDS encoding TerD family protein, with the protein MAVSLSKGGNVSLTKEAPGLTAVTVGLGWDVRSTTGTDFDLDASAIAVNPEGKVYSDAHFVFFNNKQTPDQTIVHTGDNRTGEGAGDDEAINVNLAGLPADVDKIVFPVSIYDAETRSQNFGQVRNAYIRIVNQDGGTEIARYDLSEDAATETAMVFGELYRNGAEWKFRAVGQGYASGLTGIAQDFGVNV; encoded by the coding sequence ATGGCTGTAAGCCTGTCCAAGGGTGGCAACGTCTCGCTCACCAAGGAGGCTCCGGGCCTGACCGCCGTCACCGTGGGCCTCGGCTGGGACGTCCGCAGCACCACGGGAACCGACTTCGACCTGGACGCCTCGGCCATCGCGGTCAACCCCGAGGGCAAGGTCTACTCGGACGCCCACTTCGTCTTCTTCAACAACAAGCAGACCCCGGACCAGACGATCGTCCACACGGGCGACAACCGGACGGGTGAGGGCGCCGGCGACGACGAGGCGATCAACGTCAACCTCGCGGGCCTCCCCGCCGACGTCGACAAGATCGTCTTCCCGGTCTCGATCTACGACGCGGAGACCCGCTCGCAGAACTTCGGCCAGGTCCGCAACGCGTACATCCGCATCGTGAACCAGGACGGCGGCACCGAGATCGCACGCTACGACCTCTCGGAGGACGCGGCCACCGAGACGGCCATGGTCTTCGGCGAGCTGTACCGCAACGGCGCCGAGTGGAAGTTCCGCGCGGTCGGCCAGGGCTACGCGTCCGGCCTGACGGGCATCGCCCAGGACTTCGGCGTCAACGTCTGA
- a CDS encoding GNAT family N-acetyltransferase, with product MILEPLALTPDHDLPGPLLTELTALYASNHAFYALSGDFPDPYDIRPEQVARALADELANPDVEILQARSAGRLVAVAITLAHHPDPADPDPWIGLLLVDAAEQGKGYGRQLAAHVEDRFREAGRDALRLAALDNNPAALTFWTTIGYETIGHRRDRQLNRPCAVLRKILR from the coding sequence GTGATCCTCGAACCGCTCGCCCTCACTCCCGACCACGACCTGCCGGGCCCGCTCCTCACGGAACTCACCGCCCTCTACGCCTCGAACCACGCCTTCTACGCCCTGAGCGGTGACTTCCCGGACCCGTACGACATCCGGCCCGAGCAGGTGGCGAGGGCGCTGGCGGACGAGCTGGCGAATCCGGACGTGGAGATCCTCCAGGCCCGGAGCGCCGGACGGCTCGTCGCCGTCGCGATCACACTCGCGCACCACCCCGACCCGGCGGACCCGGACCCCTGGATCGGCCTGCTGCTGGTGGACGCGGCGGAGCAGGGCAAGGGGTACGGACGGCAGCTGGCGGCGCACGTCGAGGACCGGTTCCGAGAGGCGGGCCGGGACGCCCTGCGGCTGGCCGCCCTGGACAACAACCCCGCGGCCCTCACCTTCTGGACGACCATCGGGTACGAGACGATCGGACACCGCAGGGACCGCCAGCTGAACCGCCCGTGCGCGGTGTTGCGCAAAATCCTGCGGTAG